A stretch of Chroogloeocystis siderophila 5.2 s.c.1 DNA encodes these proteins:
- a CDS encoding cytochrome P450, whose protein sequence is MDNQILDGPSPSFIQRRINMLRWIFNPLAILEKRYQQYGDVYVVAKNVTPLVVYISNPEALQQIFSAPAGTFDSSGANRILLPLLGDHSLILLDGVAHQRQRKLLMPPFHGDRLKAYGEIIRDITQQVISRWEVGKPFNVRASMQEISLRVILSAVFGLHQGDRFEELRKLLTRLLDAVSSPMSSMLLFFPSLQKDWGVWSPWGRFLNLRSQIDQLIYAEITARRAADVHSDDILSLLLQARDENGQPMTDRELRDELVTLLFAGHETTASALSWALYWIDNLPEVREKLLQELDTLPPNAHPSAVVRLLYLNAVCCETLRIYPIAINTFPRVVRSPIEIMGYHFEPGTLLLPSVYLTHHREDLYPDPKRFKPERFLERQFSPYEYLPFGGGNRRCIGLAFAQFEMKLVLATILTQYDLQLATKTPIKPTRRGLTVAPSGNLRMVVKQVRTQKSPALV, encoded by the coding sequence ATGGATAACCAGATTCTCGATGGTCCCAGCCCATCATTCATACAGCGTAGAATCAATATGCTGCGGTGGATTTTTAATCCGCTAGCAATACTTGAAAAACGCTATCAGCAGTACGGTGACGTTTACGTAGTTGCCAAGAACGTAACACCACTCGTCGTTTACATCAGCAACCCTGAAGCCCTCCAGCAAATTTTTAGCGCGCCTGCGGGAACGTTTGATAGTAGTGGTGCAAACCGTATATTATTACCACTGCTAGGAGATCACTCATTAATTTTACTCGATGGAGTTGCGCATCAACGCCAGCGCAAGCTATTAATGCCACCCTTTCACGGCGATCGCTTAAAAGCGTATGGCGAGATTATTCGCGATATAACGCAACAAGTCATTAGCCGTTGGGAAGTTGGGAAACCCTTCAACGTCCGTGCATCAATGCAAGAAATTTCCTTGCGCGTGATTTTGAGTGCTGTGTTTGGCTTACATCAAGGTGATCGCTTTGAGGAACTGAGAAAACTTTTGACGCGGCTATTAGACGCGGTAAGTTCTCCGATGAGTTCGATGCTGCTATTTTTTCCCTCGCTACAGAAAGATTGGGGGGTATGGAGTCCCTGGGGACGTTTTTTGAACTTGCGATCGCAAATCGACCAATTAATTTATGCTGAAATTACTGCCCGTCGAGCAGCGGATGTTCACAGCGATGACATCCTTAGTTTACTCTTACAAGCACGCGACGAAAATGGTCAACCAATGACTGATCGCGAACTGCGTGATGAACTGGTGACATTACTTTTTGCTGGACATGAAACGACGGCTTCAGCTTTATCGTGGGCGTTGTACTGGATTGACAACTTACCCGAAGTCCGAGAGAAGTTATTGCAAGAACTCGATACACTTCCACCGAATGCCCATCCTAGCGCAGTTGTACGGCTACTGTATTTAAATGCGGTTTGCTGCGAAACTTTGCGAATTTATCCGATTGCGATTAATACATTTCCGCGCGTTGTGCGATCGCCAATCGAAATTATGGGCTATCACTTTGAACCTGGTACGCTGTTACTTCCCTCAGTTTATTTAACGCATCACCGCGAAGATCTCTATCCCGACCCGAAGCGTTTCAAACCCGAACGTTTTCTTGAAAGACAGTTTTCACCCTATGAATATTTACCGTTTGGTGGTGGAAATCGTCGTTGTATTGGACTCGCGTTTGCACAGTTTGAGATGAAATTAGTCTTGGCAACAATTTTGACGCAATACGATTTGCAACTCGCAACGAAAACACCAATTAAGCCGACTCGTCGAGGGTTGACGGTTGCGCCTTCGGGAAATTTGCGCATGGTTGTGAAACAAGTGCGGACGCAGAAATCTCCAGCGTTGGTTTAG
- a CDS encoding S-layer homology domain-containing protein, producing MSKLLKTLIQSAITTPLIAASLYTSSALAQTPNTQVPSNNAQPGCLSGYPDGTFRGDRPVTRYEFAAGLNACLDRVNQLLPNRENLATRADFEALIQRQRELNAEIRELNGRVGNPPATK from the coding sequence ATGTCCAAGCTCTTAAAAACCCTAATACAAAGTGCGATCACGACACCTTTGATTGCAGCAAGCCTTTATACATCAAGCGCGTTAGCACAAACGCCAAACACCCAAGTCCCAAGTAATAACGCGCAACCTGGTTGCCTTTCAGGGTATCCGGATGGAACGTTCCGAGGTGATCGCCCGGTGACGCGCTACGAATTTGCAGCGGGATTAAACGCTTGCCTAGACCGCGTAAATCAACTGCTGCCTAACCGCGAAAACCTAGCAACACGCGCTGATTTTGAAGCTTTAATTCAACGCCAACGCGAACTCAACGCCGAAATTCGCGAACTCAACGGTAGAGTAGGCAATCCACCAGCCACAAAATAG
- a CDS encoding NAD(P)/FAD-dependent oxidoreductase, which yields MAETADIVVVGGGCIGASVALYLAQNHAGKVVLLEQKELANGASGKGIGIVRTHYTHPVLAELAYLSQQRFHNFKELYGGYDSGFNPCGYFVLVGESDVATLNTVVQMHQSMNIKVDLMDLQQVQAQIPHLNLNDVAAVAYEPHSGYGSPPQTTLAFAQRAADLGVEVLTHTPVKDIELDAAGKVQSVVTVQGAIATRTVIDCVGPWARKFTQNLGLEFPVHPVVEHVVVVQRPVEFLQNHPVVSDLVNLSYSRSDPQQPYTRIGNSDPKHHPQFMLQDADDFHGQIYPQITEELHHKLIQRYPILEKGKVVAKYSGIWGVTPDYQPIIDHLACIPGLYCAVGFSGHGYKLSPIIGELMSQFILGDRSRIDKLNLFRFSRFQEDDFIKSPITYGKAKGLR from the coding sequence ATGGCTGAGACAGCAGATATTGTTGTAGTTGGTGGAGGGTGTATTGGTGCATCAGTTGCGTTGTACTTGGCACAAAATCACGCGGGTAAGGTAGTACTGCTAGAACAAAAAGAACTCGCGAATGGTGCATCGGGTAAGGGTATCGGGATTGTTCGTACGCACTATACACACCCTGTTTTAGCCGAACTAGCCTATCTGTCTCAACAACGCTTTCACAATTTTAAAGAACTCTATGGTGGTTACGACAGTGGGTTTAATCCTTGCGGTTACTTCGTGTTAGTCGGAGAATCGGATGTCGCCACGCTTAACACTGTTGTGCAAATGCATCAATCAATGAATATCAAGGTTGATTTGATGGATTTACAGCAAGTGCAAGCACAAATTCCTCACCTCAACCTTAACGATGTCGCTGCTGTAGCGTATGAACCACATTCGGGTTATGGTAGTCCACCACAAACAACTTTGGCGTTTGCTCAACGCGCCGCAGATTTGGGGGTAGAAGTTCTCACGCATACGCCTGTTAAAGATATCGAGTTGGATGCAGCAGGCAAAGTTCAAAGTGTTGTGACTGTTCAAGGGGCGATCGCTACGCGTACCGTTATTGATTGTGTTGGTCCGTGGGCAAGAAAATTCACGCAAAATTTGGGGTTAGAATTTCCTGTTCATCCGGTTGTGGAACACGTTGTTGTTGTTCAAAGACCAGTAGAATTTTTGCAAAATCATCCTGTTGTGTCTGATTTGGTCAATCTTTCCTATTCACGCTCAGATCCGCAGCAACCTTATACGCGAATTGGCAATTCTGACCCTAAACATCATCCACAATTTATGTTACAAGATGCTGATGATTTTCACGGACAAATTTATCCGCAAATTACTGAAGAATTACACCACAAACTGATTCAACGCTATCCAATTCTTGAAAAAGGCAAAGTTGTTGCGAAGTACTCGGGAATCTGGGGCGTTACACCCGATTATCAACCGATTATCGACCACCTCGCTTGCATTCCAGGCTTATACTGTGCGGTCGGTTTTAGCGGTCACGGTTACAAACTCAGCCCGATTATTGGTGAATTGATGAGTCAATTTATTCTCGGCGATCGCTCTAGAATTGATAAGTTAAATCTCTTTCGCTTCAGTCGTTTTCAAGAAGATGACTTTATTAAATCACCTATCACTTATGGCAAAGCAAAAGGATTACGATAA